The following are encoded together in the Proteiniphilum saccharofermentans genome:
- the argH gene encoding argininosuccinate lyase, which yields MAKIWDKGFDANQRVEDFTVGNDRELDLRLAKYDILGSMAHIKMLVKIGLLETEEEKVLRTELQNILAEVERGNFRLDNDAEDIHSQVEAMLTERLGEMGKKIHSGRSRNDQVLVDIKLYLREEILQIKEGVIQLFNLLQSLSEQHKEVLLPGYTHGQIAMPSSFGLWFGAYAESLVDDMHTLAAAWQVADQNPLGSAAGYGSSFPLDREMTTRELGFATMSYNVVAAQMGRGKTERILAQSMSNIASTLNKLAADNCMYLSGNYGFISYPDELTTGSSIMPHKKNPDVWELIRGHSNRLQSLPNEITLMITNMPHGYHRDYQLLKEVLFPALETLHRLLQMTCFMLENISVNKDILSDPRYEYLFTVEEVNNRVLQGIPFREAYQQVGKEVQAGSFRAPKEIHHTHAGSVGNLCTEEIRKKMERASAVIR from the coding sequence ATGGCAAAAATATGGGATAAAGGCTTTGATGCCAATCAGAGAGTGGAAGATTTTACCGTAGGAAACGACCGCGAGCTCGACCTGCGTTTGGCAAAATATGATATCCTGGGTTCGATGGCTCATATCAAAATGCTGGTAAAAATCGGCCTTCTGGAAACAGAAGAGGAGAAGGTACTACGAACCGAATTGCAAAATATCCTGGCAGAGGTGGAACGGGGAAATTTCAGGCTCGACAATGATGCCGAGGATATCCACTCACAGGTGGAAGCGATGCTGACTGAGAGGCTGGGAGAAATGGGTAAAAAAATCCATTCGGGCCGTTCCCGTAACGACCAGGTATTGGTAGATATCAAGCTTTATCTCAGAGAAGAAATCCTGCAGATCAAAGAAGGAGTAATTCAACTGTTCAATTTGCTGCAGTCACTCAGCGAACAGCATAAAGAGGTATTGCTGCCCGGTTACACGCACGGACAGATTGCGATGCCCTCTTCTTTCGGATTGTGGTTCGGTGCCTATGCCGAATCGTTGGTAGACGACATGCATACGCTTGCGGCAGCATGGCAGGTAGCCGACCAAAATCCATTGGGCTCTGCCGCCGGTTATGGCAGTTCTTTCCCATTGGATCGAGAGATGACCACCCGCGAACTGGGATTCGCAACTATGAGCTACAACGTCGTTGCTGCCCAGATGGGACGTGGCAAGACTGAACGGATCCTGGCCCAAAGCATGTCAAATATTGCTTCCACACTCAACAAACTGGCCGCAGATAACTGTATGTACCTTTCAGGGAACTATGGATTTATCTCCTACCCCGACGAGCTGACCACAGGGTCGAGTATTATGCCTCACAAGAAAAATCCCGACGTGTGGGAATTGATCCGGGGTCACAGTAACCGACTGCAGAGCCTGCCCAATGAGATCACGCTGATGATCACCAATATGCCGCACGGCTATCATCGTGACTACCAGTTGCTGAAGGAAGTACTCTTCCCGGCGTTAGAAACCCTTCACAGGCTTTTACAGATGACATGTTTCATGCTGGAAAATATTTCGGTTAACAAAGACATTCTCTCCGACCCACGATATGAATACCTCTTTACCGTAGAAGAGGTGAACAACCGTGTATTACAGGGTATTCCGTTCAGAGAAGCTTATCAGCAGGTAGGTAAAGAAGTACAGGCCGGTTCTTTCCGTGCCCCGAAAGAAATACACCATACCCACGCCGGCAGTGTCGGCAATCTCTGTACGGAAGAGATCAGAAAGAAGATGGAGAGAGCCTCAGCGGTCATCAGGTAA
- a CDS encoding ParA family protein yields the protein MGRIIALANQKGGVGKTTTTINLAASLAALEKKVLVVDADPQANASSGLGIDIKKAANTIYEGLIGKCTPAEAVQNTPFENIDIISSHINLVGAELEMVQMENREKRLRDLLHPVRGQYDFILIDCSPSLGIITVNALTAADSVLIPVQCEYFALEGLSKLLNTIKIIKSKLNTKLEIEGFVLTMYDSRLRLHNQIYEEVKHHFKELVFTTVIQRNITLSESQSHAKPALMYDAGSRGATNHIQLAQELIEKN from the coding sequence ATGGGAAGAATCATTGCTCTGGCAAATCAGAAGGGAGGGGTGGGCAAGACCACAACTACGATTAATCTTGCGGCATCACTTGCCGCGTTGGAAAAAAAGGTGTTGGTGGTAGATGCCGACCCGCAGGCGAACGCCTCCTCCGGTTTGGGTATTGATATTAAAAAAGCTGCAAATACTATTTATGAAGGGTTGATCGGTAAATGTACCCCCGCAGAGGCGGTGCAGAATACTCCATTTGAAAATATCGATATTATCTCGTCCCATATCAATCTGGTAGGTGCGGAATTGGAGATGGTGCAGATGGAGAACAGGGAAAAAAGGCTCAGGGATCTTTTGCATCCGGTAAGAGGGCAGTATGATTTTATCCTGATCGATTGCTCGCCGTCGTTGGGTATCATTACGGTCAATGCGCTTACTGCTGCCGATTCGGTATTGATACCCGTACAATGCGAATATTTTGCCCTTGAAGGGTTGAGTAAGTTGCTTAATACGATAAAGATCATCAAATCGAAACTGAATACCAAGCTTGAAATAGAGGGTTTTGTACTCACTATGTATGACTCTCGTCTGCGTCTTCATAATCAGATATACGAAGAGGTAAAACATCATTTCAAAGAGTTGGTATTCACTACAGTTATTCAGCGTAACATTACACTCAGTGAATCACAGAGCCATGCCAAGCCGGCACTTATGTACGATGCCGGTTCCCGCGGGGCGACAAATCATATACAACTGGCACAAGAGTTGATCGAAAAAAATTGA
- the argB gene encoding acetylglutamate kinase, translating into MTESKKAALSIVKIGGNIVDNPQALESFLNDFHQLEGHKLLVHGGGVMASKMAKQLGIETKMIHGRRITDEETLKLVTMVYAGWGNKNIVALLQKTGCNAIGLSGADANTIPAIRRSPVPIDFGFAGDPDPDKTNTDFISQLIESGITPVFCAITHDGSGSLLNTNADTIAYTLATALSEKYLVTIYYCFEKEGVMMDVNDPTSMILTMTREEYETYKQKGIIVDGMIPKLDNSFRAIENGVSKVVILHAKNLLSGKGTTLG; encoded by the coding sequence ATGACAGAGAGCAAAAAAGCAGCCCTTTCAATTGTAAAGATCGGGGGAAATATAGTAGATAATCCGCAGGCGTTGGAATCATTCCTGAATGACTTTCATCAACTCGAAGGGCATAAACTCTTGGTACACGGTGGGGGGGTGATGGCATCTAAGATGGCAAAACAACTTGGGATCGAGACCAAAATGATACATGGTCGCCGCATCACCGACGAAGAAACACTGAAATTGGTTACTATGGTATATGCAGGATGGGGAAACAAAAATATAGTGGCATTACTACAAAAAACAGGATGTAATGCCATCGGGCTCTCAGGTGCCGATGCCAATACCATTCCGGCAATACGTCGCTCTCCTGTACCGATTGATTTTGGTTTTGCCGGCGATCCTGATCCGGATAAAACCAACACGGATTTTATCTCTCAACTGATAGAGAGTGGCATCACTCCAGTGTTTTGTGCCATCACGCACGACGGTAGCGGTTCATTACTGAACACAAACGCCGATACCATCGCCTATACATTAGCAACAGCACTTTCAGAAAAGTATCTTGTTACGATCTACTACTGCTTTGAGAAAGAAGGTGTAATGATGGATGTGAACGATCCGACCAGTATGATTCTGACGATGACCCGGGAAGAGTATGAAACATACAAACAAAAGGGCATTATCGTCGACGGTATGATCCCAAAACTGGACAATTCTTTCAGAGCAATAGAGAATGGCGTGTCGAAAGTGGTGATTTTACATGCGAAAAACTTATTATCCGGAAAAGGGACGACCTTAGGATGA
- a CDS encoding aspartate aminotransferase family protein: MNLFDVYSLWEIEPIRAQGCHVWDNEGTKYLDLYGGHAVISIGHSHPHYVKAVQDQVEKIGFYSNSVQNSLQQELADKLGEQSGYADYSLFLCNSGAEANENALKLASFHTGKKRVIAFHGAFHGRTSGAVAVTENPAIQAPFNTGHEVTFVPLNDIEAVKAEILKGDVAAVIIEGILGVAGIFTPETLFLQQLALLCRQNDVILILDEIQSGYGRSGQFFAHQSAGIRPDLITMAKGMGNGFPIGGLLISSKFEAKKGILGTTFGGNHLACAAAIAVLDVLKAESLVENAADMGNYLKQELSEINGITEIRGWGLMLGIEFLPEFGAVRNRLLFESHIFTGGAKNNVMRLLPPLSISKAEIDIFITELKDKLI, translated from the coding sequence ATGAATCTATTCGACGTATATAGTTTATGGGAGATTGAACCGATACGGGCACAGGGTTGCCATGTATGGGATAATGAAGGAACGAAGTATCTCGACCTTTACGGCGGACATGCAGTGATCTCCATCGGACACTCCCATCCCCATTATGTAAAAGCGGTGCAGGATCAGGTGGAGAAGATCGGCTTCTACTCCAACTCGGTACAAAATTCTTTACAGCAGGAACTGGCCGATAAACTGGGAGAACAATCCGGTTATGCCGACTATTCGCTTTTTCTCTGTAACTCCGGTGCCGAAGCCAATGAAAATGCATTGAAACTGGCATCGTTCCATACCGGAAAGAAACGTGTGATCGCGTTCCACGGGGCTTTCCACGGACGCACCTCCGGTGCGGTCGCTGTTACGGAGAATCCGGCCATTCAAGCTCCTTTCAACACAGGGCATGAGGTCACCTTTGTGCCACTCAATGATATAGAAGCAGTGAAAGCTGAAATCCTGAAAGGTGATGTAGCGGCAGTTATTATCGAAGGTATCCTCGGTGTTGCCGGTATTTTTACTCCGGAAACTTTATTCTTGCAACAACTGGCACTTCTCTGTAGGCAAAACGACGTAATATTGATCCTCGACGAGATACAATCGGGTTACGGTCGCAGTGGACAATTCTTTGCTCATCAATCAGCCGGCATACGACCCGACTTAATTACGATGGCCAAAGGGATGGGTAACGGCTTTCCGATCGGAGGTTTACTCATCTCATCCAAATTCGAAGCAAAAAAGGGAATACTCGGAACCACTTTCGGAGGCAATCATTTGGCTTGTGCAGCTGCCATTGCGGTTCTCGATGTATTGAAAGCGGAGTCGCTGGTGGAAAATGCAGCGGATATGGGTAATTATCTGAAACAGGAGCTATCGGAAATAAATGGTATCACGGAGATCCGTGGATGGGGATTGATGCTCGGTATCGAATTCCTTCCGGAATTTGGTGCCGTTCGCAACCGGCTTCTTTTTGAAAGCCATATTTTTACCGGCGGGGCAAAGAACAACGTGATGCGTTTGTTACCTCCACTTTCGATATCAAAAGCAGAAATCGATATTTTTATTACTGAACTAAAAGATAAATTGATATGA
- a CDS encoding N-acetylornithine carbamoyltransferase: MRNFTSVHDIGDLKSALAKAKQVKENPFADQELGKNKTLLMIFFNSSLRTRLSTQKAALNLGMNVIVLDINQGAWKLETEKGVIMDGDKPEHILEAIPVMGSYCDVIGVRSFAQFENKASDYNEVILNQFIQYSGKPVFSMEAATRHPLQSFADLITIEEYKKTEKPKVVLTWAPHPRALPQAVPNSFAEWMNAAGYEFVITHPKGYELDDEFVGKAVVEYDKEKAYKGADFIYAKNWAAYQDPNYGKILSTDRAWTVDTEKMALTNNAYFMHCLPVRRNMIVSDEVIDSPQSIVIPEAANRVVSAQVVLKEILLGL; this comes from the coding sequence ATGAGAAACTTCACATCCGTGCATGACATCGGAGACCTGAAAAGTGCACTTGCAAAGGCAAAACAAGTCAAAGAGAATCCTTTTGCAGACCAGGAACTGGGTAAAAATAAAACCTTGTTGATGATCTTTTTCAATTCAAGCCTGCGTACCCGCCTGAGCACCCAGAAAGCGGCATTGAACCTCGGCATGAACGTAATTGTACTCGATATCAATCAAGGCGCCTGGAAGTTAGAGACCGAAAAAGGAGTCATTATGGATGGAGATAAACCGGAACATATCCTGGAAGCGATCCCCGTGATGGGCTCTTACTGCGATGTGATCGGGGTACGCTCTTTTGCCCAGTTCGAAAACAAGGCTTCTGATTATAATGAAGTCATACTGAATCAGTTTATACAATATTCGGGTAAACCGGTCTTCAGTATGGAGGCAGCTACACGTCATCCATTGCAAAGTTTTGCCGACCTGATCACTATTGAAGAATATAAAAAAACAGAGAAGCCGAAAGTGGTACTCACCTGGGCACCCCATCCACGCGCGTTACCCCAGGCGGTTCCCAACTCATTTGCCGAGTGGATGAACGCTGCCGGCTATGAATTCGTGATCACCCATCCCAAAGGATATGAACTGGACGACGAGTTTGTCGGTAAGGCCGTGGTAGAATATGACAAAGAGAAAGCTTACAAAGGAGCCGACTTTATTTATGCCAAAAACTGGGCGGCATACCAGGATCCGAACTATGGAAAAATTTTGAGTACCGACCGTGCATGGACTGTAGACACCGAAAAAATGGCCCTGACTAATAACGCTTATTTTATGCATTGTCTGCCGGTACGCCGTAACATGATCGTTAGCGACGAGGTGATCGACAGCCCGCAATCGATTGTGATCCCAGAAGCGGCTAACCGTGTGGTTTCAGCACAAGTGGTACTGAAAGAGATATTACTGGGATTGTAA
- a CDS encoding KamA family radical SAM protein, translating into MENKKYRNFILRNYNDLPQLSALSDQEREAIGVVGRVLPFKANNYVVEELIDWSNVPEDPIFTLTFPREEMLSKTHYAQVKKLIDANDEAGLKQKVYDIRMKLNPNPAGQEHNVPMVDGIKLHGMQHKYRETVLFFPSQGQTCHAYCTFCFRWPQFSGMNELKFAMKEADLLHKYLLKHPKVSDVLFTGGDPLTAKASIMSAYIEPLLTKEFSHIRNIRIGSKTLAYWPYRFLTDKDADDMLRLFEKVKKAGKHLAFQGHFNHPVELSTDAVKQAIERILNTGAQIRTQSPLLRHINDDPKVWANMWKEQVRQGLIPYYMFVARDTGSKTFFEVPLEKAWNVFRKAYRNVSGICRTVRGPSMSANPGKIQVLGVAEVRGEKVFALRFLQCRNPNLVDIPFFAQYDKKATWFDELKPAFGEEEFFFQKDNLLGKYEKDIDFIWE; encoded by the coding sequence ATGGAAAATAAAAAGTATAGAAATTTCATTTTGCGTAACTATAATGATCTGCCCCAACTGAGTGCCCTGTCCGATCAGGAACGGGAAGCGATTGGAGTGGTGGGTCGGGTACTGCCTTTTAAGGCGAACAACTATGTGGTGGAAGAGTTGATCGACTGGAGTAATGTACCGGAAGATCCCATCTTCACACTGACTTTTCCCCGGGAAGAGATGCTATCGAAAACCCATTATGCGCAGGTGAAAAAATTGATCGATGCAAATGATGAGGCAGGATTAAAGCAGAAAGTTTATGATATCAGGATGAAGCTGAATCCCAATCCGGCAGGACAGGAACATAATGTGCCGATGGTAGACGGGATAAAATTGCATGGTATGCAACATAAATACCGCGAGACGGTGCTCTTCTTTCCCAGTCAGGGGCAGACATGTCACGCTTATTGTACTTTCTGTTTCCGCTGGCCGCAGTTCTCCGGCATGAATGAGCTGAAATTTGCGATGAAAGAGGCAGATCTACTCCATAAATATCTGTTGAAGCATCCCAAGGTGTCGGATGTCCTTTTTACAGGGGGCGATCCGCTTACAGCGAAAGCAAGTATCATGTCGGCCTATATCGAACCGCTACTGACAAAGGAATTTTCACATATCCGTAATATCCGTATAGGATCTAAGACGTTAGCTTACTGGCCTTACCGGTTTCTGACAGACAAAGATGCCGATGACATGTTACGCTTATTCGAGAAGGTGAAGAAAGCAGGAAAGCACCTTGCTTTTCAGGGACATTTTAATCATCCGGTAGAGCTCTCTACCGATGCGGTGAAACAGGCTATTGAGAGGATACTTAATACCGGTGCGCAGATCAGAACCCAATCGCCTTTGTTGCGTCATATTAACGATGATCCGAAGGTGTGGGCGAATATGTGGAAAGAGCAGGTCAGGCAGGGATTGATCCCTTATTATATGTTTGTTGCACGGGATACAGGTTCCAAGACTTTTTTCGAGGTGCCGCTTGAAAAAGCATGGAATGTTTTCAGGAAGGCTTACCGTAATGTGAGTGGTATCTGCCGGACTGTCCGTGGTCCCAGTATGAGTGCTAATCCCGGAAAAATTCAGGTGTTGGGTGTGGCGGAAGTGAGAGGTGAGAAGGTGTTTGCGCTTCGCTTCCTTCAGTGCCGTAATCCTAATTTAGTGGATATTCCTTTCTTTGCCCAATACGATAAAAAGGCTACCTGGTTCGATGAACTCAAGCCGGCTTTCGGAGAAGAAGAGTTTTTCTTTCAGAAAGATAACCTATTGGGTAAATACGAAAAAGATATCGATTTTATATGGGAATAG
- the argC gene encoding N-acetyl-gamma-glutamyl-phosphate reductase, with product MINVSIAGGTGYTAGELLRILLRHPEVNIESVISTTSVGMPVAEMHRDLLGETDLVFSDTFRQPDVLFLCLGHGLSRAFLNDNDIPISCKIIDLGNDFRNNPVFNDRNFVFGLCEQNREQIRTADSVANPGCFATTIMLALLPLASRNLLTDEIHIHAITGSTGAGKRPADTTHFSYRDNNISVYKPFTHQHLEEIANTLTSAGNSDLPQINFVPMRGDFTRGIFASVYTRWDKSMSESAVIDLYEEYYRSSPFVFVSKQPISLKEVVNTNKGLLHIEFHNGYIHITSITDNLVKGASGQAVQNMNLMFGLDETTGLKLKGSAF from the coding sequence ATGATTAACGTAAGTATAGCAGGCGGAACCGGCTATACGGCAGGCGAACTGCTCCGTATCCTGCTCCGCCATCCTGAAGTCAATATAGAATCGGTCATCAGCACCACCTCGGTGGGGATGCCCGTAGCGGAGATGCACCGTGATCTGTTGGGTGAGACCGATCTGGTCTTTAGCGACACTTTTCGTCAACCCGATGTGCTATTCCTTTGCCTGGGACATGGACTGTCGCGTGCATTTCTGAATGACAACGATATTCCTATCTCATGCAAGATCATCGATCTTGGAAATGATTTCCGCAATAATCCGGTATTTAACGACAGGAATTTTGTGTTCGGACTGTGCGAACAAAATCGCGAACAGATCCGCACGGCAGATAGTGTGGCCAATCCAGGCTGTTTTGCCACGACCATCATGCTGGCACTATTGCCGCTGGCATCCCGGAATCTATTGACAGACGAAATACATATACATGCCATTACAGGTTCCACGGGTGCAGGGAAGCGGCCAGCCGATACAACTCACTTCAGTTATCGCGATAATAATATCTCCGTATATAAGCCATTCACACATCAGCATCTGGAAGAGATCGCCAACACATTGACGAGTGCGGGTAACAGCGACCTACCGCAGATCAATTTCGTACCAATGCGGGGTGATTTCACACGAGGTATTTTCGCCAGCGTATATACAAGATGGGATAAGAGCATGTCGGAATCGGCTGTGATCGATCTTTACGAAGAGTATTACCGGTCATCTCCGTTCGTGTTTGTTTCCAAACAGCCCATCAGCCTGAAAGAGGTAGTAAACACCAATAAGGGATTATTACATATCGAGTTTCATAACGGCTATATCCACATTACCTCGATTACCGATAACCTCGTAAAAGGTGCGTCAGGACAGGCAGTACAAAATATGAACCTGATGTTCGGACTGGATGAAACGACAGGGCTGAAACTGAAAGGAAGCGCATTCTGA
- a CDS encoding M20/M25/M40 family metallo-hydrolase, which yields MDTFTQNAVELLRKLVSIQSFSGEEHLRSNFLTEYFNEKGISTERIGNNLIVRQPHHDVSKPTLMMNSHLDTVRPNTGYTFDPFSPPHSNSHVYGLGSNDAGASVVTLLQTFLYFYEKELPVNLLLALSAEEENSGPNGMTLLWQKLSGEVDMAIIGEPTGMRAAIAERGLLVIDGEAKGVSGHAARNEGVNALYIALDDIAVLRSMKFDKISPTMGEVKLTVTQINSGTQHNVVPDRCSFVVDIRPTEMYTNSEIMEILQPKVKSELKARSLTNRSSATPTDHLLMQCVQQLGIESYTSPTTSDWMRVTCPALKMGPGESARSHRPDEFVLIDELKQGIEGYIRFIERFR from the coding sequence ATGGATACTTTTACACAAAACGCGGTTGAACTGTTAAGGAAACTGGTTTCTATCCAATCATTTTCCGGAGAGGAGCATCTGCGGAGCAATTTTCTGACGGAATATTTCAATGAAAAAGGGATTTCCACAGAGCGTATCGGCAATAACCTGATTGTCCGTCAACCCCATCACGACGTATCGAAACCGACGCTGATGATGAATTCGCATCTCGATACTGTTCGACCGAATACCGGATATACTTTCGATCCGTTTAGCCCACCCCACTCCAATTCACATGTTTACGGGTTGGGAAGCAATGATGCGGGAGCCAGTGTGGTTACTCTGCTGCAGACATTCTTATATTTCTACGAAAAGGAACTACCTGTTAATCTCTTACTGGCTTTGTCCGCGGAAGAGGAAAACTCCGGTCCGAATGGAATGACGTTGCTTTGGCAGAAACTCTCGGGCGAAGTGGATATGGCTATTATCGGAGAACCAACCGGTATGAGAGCAGCCATAGCCGAAAGAGGATTACTGGTGATCGACGGGGAAGCGAAGGGGGTGAGCGGTCATGCAGCCCGTAACGAGGGAGTAAACGCACTCTATATTGCACTGGACGATATCGCCGTCCTAAGATCGATGAAGTTCGACAAAATATCACCCACGATGGGAGAGGTAAAACTAACCGTCACGCAGATCAATTCGGGCACACAACACAATGTGGTTCCGGACCGGTGCAGTTTTGTGGTGGATATCCGTCCGACGGAAATGTATACCAACAGCGAGATCATGGAGATCCTGCAACCGAAAGTAAAAAGCGAACTGAAAGCACGTTCGCTTACCAATCGGAGCTCAGCTACACCGACTGATCACCTGTTAATGCAATGCGTACAACAACTCGGTATTGAAAGCTATACCTCCCCGACCACATCCGACTGGATGAGGGTCACCTGCCCTGCCCTGAAAATGGGGCCTGGGGAATCAGCACGTTCCCACCGCCCCGATGAGTTCGTATTGATAGATGAACTGAAACAGGGTATCGAAGGATACATCCGTTTTATAGAACGTTTTCGTTAA
- a CDS encoding GNAT family N-acetyltransferase, giving the protein MNVIIHIANSGYVGYAQEICDLIYESAQARGTGIAKRSAEYIAEKIEAGKAVIALDGDKLVGFAYIETFSHNRFVANSGLVVHPDYRNQGLAKKIKRKIFDLSRKLYPNAKIFSITTGLAVMKMNTELGFKPVTFSELTDDEEFWKGCQGCRNFDILQRNNYKMCLCTGLLYDPKAHPVQQASPFAKKVVKPVIKIKKTNKLHKR; this is encoded by the coding sequence ATGAATGTTATTATTCATATAGCCAATAGCGGCTACGTAGGTTATGCGCAAGAGATTTGCGATTTGATTTACGAGTCGGCGCAAGCACGCGGTACTGGTATTGCTAAGCGCAGTGCCGAGTATATTGCTGAAAAGATCGAGGCCGGCAAAGCGGTAATCGCCCTCGATGGCGATAAACTTGTGGGCTTTGCCTATATTGAAACTTTCAGTCATAACCGTTTTGTGGCTAACTCGGGACTGGTGGTACATCCTGATTACCGCAATCAGGGATTAGCCAAGAAAATCAAACGAAAAATTTTCGATCTCTCCCGCAAACTCTATCCGAACGCCAAGATATTCAGTATCACTACCGGTCTGGCCGTGATGAAAATGAACACGGAACTGGGATTCAAACCGGTCACTTTTTCAGAACTGACCGACGACGAGGAGTTCTGGAAAGGATGCCAGGGATGCCGTAATTTTGATATCCTGCAACGTAATAACTACAAAATGTGCTTATGTACAGGGTTGCTTTACGACCCCAAAGCTCATCCGGTACAGCAGGCCAGTCCCTTCGCGAAGAAGGTGGTTAAACCGGTCATCAAAATAAAGAAAACCAATAAATTGCATAAAAGATGA
- the argG gene encoding argininosuccinate synthase translates to MKKKVVLAFSGGLDTSFCVPWLINEKGLEVHTVIVNTGGFSDEEAKSIEERALKLGATTHTCINAVEDYYEKGIRYLIYGNILKNNTYPLSVSSERFFQAMAVLDHVKKVGADFVAHGSTGAGNDQVRFDLVFEVLAPEVQILAPIRELSLSRQQEIDYLKEKGFDFSWEKSKYSINQGIWGTSVGGVETLKSSGVLPEEAYPSQVTDWGTERITLGFEKGEPVSLNGEKMPPVTLIHTLHKIASKYGIGRDVHVGDTIIGTKGRVAFEAPAPLIIVKAHHLLEKHVLTKQQLYWKDQLSNWYGQLMHEAQYLEPVMRNIETFLDDTQQFVTGDVEIELRPHHFAVLGCSSEYDLMNSKFGEYGETNKSFSGQDVVGFTKVIANPLKIYYTIHDND, encoded by the coding sequence ATGAAGAAAAAAGTAGTATTAGCATTTAGTGGCGGCCTCGATACCTCCTTCTGTGTACCCTGGCTGATCAATGAGAAAGGACTGGAAGTACACACTGTGATTGTGAATACCGGTGGCTTTTCCGATGAAGAAGCAAAATCGATTGAAGAACGGGCCCTAAAACTGGGCGCTACCACGCACACCTGTATCAATGCTGTTGAAGATTATTATGAGAAAGGTATCAGATACCTGATCTACGGCAACATATTAAAGAACAACACCTATCCGTTGTCGGTCAGTTCCGAGCGTTTCTTTCAGGCAATGGCAGTCCTGGATCATGTAAAGAAAGTAGGGGCTGATTTCGTGGCGCACGGGAGTACTGGTGCCGGAAACGACCAGGTACGTTTCGATCTTGTATTTGAAGTGCTGGCACCGGAGGTACAAATCCTTGCACCGATCCGCGAACTAAGTCTCTCCCGCCAGCAGGAGATCGACTACCTGAAAGAGAAAGGATTCGATTTCTCGTGGGAGAAATCGAAATATTCTATCAACCAGGGGATCTGGGGCACCAGCGTAGGCGGTGTGGAAACGTTGAAATCATCGGGTGTCCTTCCCGAAGAGGCATATCCATCGCAGGTGACCGACTGGGGTACTGAGCGGATCACTTTAGGATTTGAAAAAGGTGAACCGGTCTCACTGAACGGTGAAAAGATGCCACCCGTGACGCTGATCCATACGTTGCACAAGATCGCCTCGAAATACGGTATCGGCCGTGATGTTCACGTAGGTGATACTATCATCGGCACCAAAGGGCGTGTCGCTTTTGAAGCGCCTGCCCCACTGATCATTGTCAAGGCGCATCATCTGTTGGAAAAACATGTACTGACCAAACAGCAACTCTACTGGAAAGACCAGCTCTCCAACTGGTATGGACAACTCATGCACGAAGCACAATATCTGGAGCCCGTGATGCGTAATATCGAGACTTTCCTCGATGACACCCAACAGTTTGTGACCGGTGATGTGGAAATAGAACTGCGTCCCCACCATTTTGCGGTATTGGGATGTTCCAGCGAATACGACCTGATGAACTCTAAATTCGGCGAATACGGAGAGACCAACAAATCGTTCTCCGGACAGGATGTAGTAGGATTCACAAAAGTGATCGCCAACCCGTTGAAAATTTATTATACCATTCACGACAATGATTAA